A segment of the Candidatus Bathyarchaeia archaeon genome:
GCTCCACGAGCATTGGCAAATGCCTCGTCACCGAGGCCCTCCCGAGCCCGCTGAATTTGGCGATCTTGTAAACGCTGAGCTCCTCCCTATGCCTCGCCAACGCCAATAATATCTTCAGCCTGCAGGGGTTCCCTAGGAGACCCAATATCGCCTTCTCATAATCCCTCCCGCGCTTCGTCGGGCCCATCCATCCTTCGGATAGCAAGCCGATCCTTGCCTCGCTTGAACAGGTTTTATGACTTTCTGACTTTACACAAAAACCCTTAAATGGGCCGAGAGGGTGCCAGCGGGCTTTAGCCTCCGGTTTATGACCCTCTTTGGTAATCCATTTAGTAAACTTTATAGGAAACTTGTAGAACCAAGATGGGAAGTGATGTCGGAAACCGTGAGTTTCAAAGTGCCAAAATCCATCAAGGGCGAGATGGAGAAGCTCAAAGACGAGATAGATTGGCCCGAGGAGTTGAGAAGGTTCGTGATCGAGAGGATCGAGCGCGTAAAGAGGGAGAGGGCCCTTAACGAGGTGCTTGAGGACCTGAGAAGGCTCGGCCCAGCGGGGGTCCCGCAGGGTTTCTCATGGAAATCCGTGAGGGGAGATCGTGATAGTCATTGACGCATCGGCCTTGGCGAGCTTATTGATGATGGAGCGCGGCCACGAGAAGATCGCCAGACATCTGAAGGACTCAATAAGCGTGAATCAAGTCGCCAAGGAGGTCGGGAACGCCATCTGGAAGGCCTATGCGAGGGGATTCATAACCAAGGAGGATGCCCTCGGGAGGTTCTCCGACCTAATCAAGCTAACTAAGCTGGTGGTAAGGCTGTTCGATGAGATGGATTTGATCGAGGATGCTATCGGAATCGCGATCGATGAGAGCATTACCCTTTACGATTCATTATATGTGGCCTTGGCCTTGAGGGAGGGGGCCGAATTGCTAACGCTCGATAGAGATCAAGCCCGGGCGGCAAGGAATCGCGGGATTAAGGTTATCGAGATATGCTAGCCCGTGCCGGATCGATTGGGCCTTCAAAAACTTCTATTAACGGACGGCAGTAAAGGCGGAATGTGGCACGAGCACGCCCGAGGCGCTTTGCAAGGCTGGCAGGGAAAGGAGAGGGATCGAGCGAGCGCAATATCGGCTGAACAAGCTGATTAGGACGATTGCAGGTAAGGGTTTAAGGTGCCAATTCAACAAATTGGTCCAGCCTATCCCAGAAACTCTTCACCCCTCAACCATCTAGCGTTGTATATCGTCTCCTCTTCGCCACTCCCACGCTTCGCAGATCTTACAACACCTCGCTTGATAATGAAAGAGGAGACAATCGCGCTTATGGCCTTATTAATTTCCGCGGAAACGGGGAATGGACTCGGGCCTTAAATGGGGGTTTTGTTTGGAGCCCCGGGCGGGATTCGAACCCGCGACCCGCGGCTTTCGCGCCGTTGAAATACAAGGCCGCTGCTCCGCCGGGCTGAGCCACCGGGGCTGAACCTTGGGCGCTATCTTATCGGACTTGCAACTTAAATGTGCCGCGCTCGGACAAATGGAGCCCGCTCAACTAAGGCTTAATACCTCGGCCTTCGGTTGCGCCCATCTGGGTGAATGGAATGCCTCAAGGGGAGCTGGGCTCGGAGGACTCGCAAAGGGAGGCCATGGGGTTCATCCTAATGCTCGGCTTGGTGAGCTTGTTTGGGGATATAGCCTACGAGGGCGCTAGGGCCGTCGCTGGCCCCTATTTGGCA
Coding sequences within it:
- a CDS encoding helix-turn-helix domain-containing protein, with the protein product MLSEGWMGPTKRGRDYEKAILGLLGNPCRLKILLALARHREELSVYKIAKFSGLGRASVTRHLPMLVERGLVRRRTYGRISLYSLPDGPLTKGLLALFREAGFL
- a CDS encoding CopG family transcriptional regulator, which encodes MSETVSFKVPKSIKGEMEKLKDEIDWPEELRRFVIERIERVKRERALNEVLEDLRRLGPAGVPQGFSWKSVRGDRDSH
- a CDS encoding type II toxin-antitoxin system VapC family toxin, whose amino-acid sequence is MIVIDASALASLLMMERGHEKIARHLKDSISVNQVAKEVGNAIWKAYARGFITKEDALGRFSDLIKLTKLVVRLFDEMDLIEDAIGIAIDESITLYDSLYVALALREGAELLTLDRDQARAARNRGIKVIEIC